Proteins encoded within one genomic window of Pithys albifrons albifrons isolate INPA30051 chromosome 9, PitAlb_v1, whole genome shotgun sequence:
- the HABP2 gene encoding hyaluronan-binding protein 2 isoform X1: MVNSRMTLQVLPVIILLGTTHVCASLFSLWDSLMEDEDDDYEYYDSTEKEQDPSLQYQSWEEVTVMETPIGDFSIIPDPCLSDPCKNGGKCAPKGSSFSCVCPKPYGGTTCEKVENMCLDTDCHTGDCLVLLSPPYFKCRCKPPYKGFFCQRASKQCRPNPCKNGGTCIRNRRRSKFTCECPEPFRGRFCEIEPDDCYEEDSSEYRGRVNQAADGRTCLHWNSHHLLDFPFNAFMEDADFYGIGDHNFCRNPDDDEKPWCYVRKKKEVDWEFCDVSPCSGKELETSAVTSNTDVEPTESQTDPPESDETFQTCGQPEVPGTLKKIYGGSKARAGKHPWMASVQMKTPDGNEHFCGGVLIKSCWVLTAGHCFEDMRENIQVALGKQNLKKKELHEQIFDVEKIIIHDKYSERNGVPYNDIALLKLKPVDGYCAVETKYVKTACLPNFLFPVGTNCFISGWGETETDENSDQLLDTKVKLISQRKCNERKLHNNLLDESMFCAGKLRKPGIDSCQGDSGGPLTCVENGSYYVYGIVSWGDGCGLQNKPGVYTQVTTFLSWIKSAIQAASRLHH; encoded by the exons GCTTCTCTATTTTCTCTCTGGGACAGCCTGATGGAAG ATGAGGATGATGACTATGAGTATTATGACTCCACAGAAAAGGAGCAGGACCCCAGCCTCCAATACCAGTCCTGGGAGGAAGTGACCGTTATGGAGACACCTATAGGTGACTTCAGTATCATACCAG ACCCTTGCCTCTCTGATCCCTGCAAGAATGGTGGTAAGTGTGCACCCAAAGGAAGCAGCTtcagctgtgtctgccccaAGCCATATGGTGGGACCACATGTGAAAAAG TGGAGAACATGTGTCTAGACACAGACTGCCACACTGGTGACTGCCTGGTTCTATTAAGCCCACCTTACTTTAAGTGCAGGTGCAAGCCTCCATACAAGGGATTCTTCTGCCAACGTG CATCCAAACAGTGTCGTCCTAACCCTTGCAAAAATGGAGGTACCTGCATACGGAACAGACGCAGATCAAAATTCACCTGTGAGTGCCCTGAGCCTTTCAGGGGGAGATTCTGTGAGATTG AACCAGATGATTGTTATGAAGAGGACTCctctgagtacaggggaagagtGAACCAAGCAGCAGATGGCAGGACCTGCCTGCACTGGAATTCCCACCATCTCTTGGACTTCCCTTTTAATGCCTTCATGGAAGATGCTGACTTTTATGGCATTGGTGATCACAACTTCTGCAG GAATCCTGATGACGATGAAAAACCCTGGTGctatgtcagaaaaaaaaaggaagtagaTTGGGAATTCTGTGATGTTTCACCCTGCTCAGGTAAAGAATTAGAG ACATCTGCTGTCACTTCCAACACAGATGTAGAGCCAACAGAAAGCCAAacagacccacctgaatcagaTGAAACATTCCAAACATGTGGACAACCAGAAGTTCCTGGGACACTCAAGAAGATCTATGGTGGATCCAAGGCTAGAGCTGGCAAACATCCCTGGATGGCATCTGTGCAGATGAAGACTCCAGATGGGAATGAACATTTCTGTGGTGGAGTGCTAATTAAATCATGCTGGGTTCTTactgctgggcactgctttgA agatATGAGAGAAAATATTCAAGTAGCCCTTGGAAAGCAAAACCTCAAGAAGAAAGAGCTTCATGAGCAAATATTTGATGTGGAGAAAATCATTATCCATGACAAATACAGCGAAAGGAATGGTGTCCCATACAACGATATTG CTCTACTTAAATTGAAGCCAGTTGATGGTTACTGTGCAGTGGAAACAAAGTATGTGAAAACAGCATGTCTCCCGAACTTCCTCTTCCCTGTTGGGACCAACTGCTTCATTTCTGGATGGGGCGAGACAGAGACAG ATGAAAACTCTGATCAGCTGCTCGATACCAAGGTCAAGCTGATTTCGCAGAGGAAATGCAATGAACGTAAATTACATAATAATTTACTGGATGAAAGCATGTTTTGTGCAGGAAAACTCCGAAAACCCGGAATTGATTCTTGTCAG GGAGACTCCGGCGGCCCACTGACTTGTGTGGAAAATGGCTCCTACTATGTATATGGCATTGTGAGTTGGGGTGATGGATGTGGGTTACAAAACAAGCCAGGAGTTTATACCCAGGTGACAACATTTCTCAGCTGGATTAAATCTGCAATTCAGGCTGCATCGAGGTTACATCATTAG
- the HABP2 gene encoding hyaluronan-binding protein 2 isoform X2 translates to MVNSRMTLQVLPVIILLGTTHVCASLFSLWDSLMEEKEQDPSLQYQSWEEVTVMETPIGDFSIIPDPCLSDPCKNGGKCAPKGSSFSCVCPKPYGGTTCEKVENMCLDTDCHTGDCLVLLSPPYFKCRCKPPYKGFFCQRASKQCRPNPCKNGGTCIRNRRRSKFTCECPEPFRGRFCEIEPDDCYEEDSSEYRGRVNQAADGRTCLHWNSHHLLDFPFNAFMEDADFYGIGDHNFCRNPDDDEKPWCYVRKKKEVDWEFCDVSPCSGKELETSAVTSNTDVEPTESQTDPPESDETFQTCGQPEVPGTLKKIYGGSKARAGKHPWMASVQMKTPDGNEHFCGGVLIKSCWVLTAGHCFEDMRENIQVALGKQNLKKKELHEQIFDVEKIIIHDKYSERNGVPYNDIALLKLKPVDGYCAVETKYVKTACLPNFLFPVGTNCFISGWGETETDENSDQLLDTKVKLISQRKCNERKLHNNLLDESMFCAGKLRKPGIDSCQGDSGGPLTCVENGSYYVYGIVSWGDGCGLQNKPGVYTQVTTFLSWIKSAIQAASRLHH, encoded by the exons GCTTCTCTATTTTCTCTCTGGGACAGCCTGATGGAAG AAAAGGAGCAGGACCCCAGCCTCCAATACCAGTCCTGGGAGGAAGTGACCGTTATGGAGACACCTATAGGTGACTTCAGTATCATACCAG ACCCTTGCCTCTCTGATCCCTGCAAGAATGGTGGTAAGTGTGCACCCAAAGGAAGCAGCTtcagctgtgtctgccccaAGCCATATGGTGGGACCACATGTGAAAAAG TGGAGAACATGTGTCTAGACACAGACTGCCACACTGGTGACTGCCTGGTTCTATTAAGCCCACCTTACTTTAAGTGCAGGTGCAAGCCTCCATACAAGGGATTCTTCTGCCAACGTG CATCCAAACAGTGTCGTCCTAACCCTTGCAAAAATGGAGGTACCTGCATACGGAACAGACGCAGATCAAAATTCACCTGTGAGTGCCCTGAGCCTTTCAGGGGGAGATTCTGTGAGATTG AACCAGATGATTGTTATGAAGAGGACTCctctgagtacaggggaagagtGAACCAAGCAGCAGATGGCAGGACCTGCCTGCACTGGAATTCCCACCATCTCTTGGACTTCCCTTTTAATGCCTTCATGGAAGATGCTGACTTTTATGGCATTGGTGATCACAACTTCTGCAG GAATCCTGATGACGATGAAAAACCCTGGTGctatgtcagaaaaaaaaaggaagtagaTTGGGAATTCTGTGATGTTTCACCCTGCTCAGGTAAAGAATTAGAG ACATCTGCTGTCACTTCCAACACAGATGTAGAGCCAACAGAAAGCCAAacagacccacctgaatcagaTGAAACATTCCAAACATGTGGACAACCAGAAGTTCCTGGGACACTCAAGAAGATCTATGGTGGATCCAAGGCTAGAGCTGGCAAACATCCCTGGATGGCATCTGTGCAGATGAAGACTCCAGATGGGAATGAACATTTCTGTGGTGGAGTGCTAATTAAATCATGCTGGGTTCTTactgctgggcactgctttgA agatATGAGAGAAAATATTCAAGTAGCCCTTGGAAAGCAAAACCTCAAGAAGAAAGAGCTTCATGAGCAAATATTTGATGTGGAGAAAATCATTATCCATGACAAATACAGCGAAAGGAATGGTGTCCCATACAACGATATTG CTCTACTTAAATTGAAGCCAGTTGATGGTTACTGTGCAGTGGAAACAAAGTATGTGAAAACAGCATGTCTCCCGAACTTCCTCTTCCCTGTTGGGACCAACTGCTTCATTTCTGGATGGGGCGAGACAGAGACAG ATGAAAACTCTGATCAGCTGCTCGATACCAAGGTCAAGCTGATTTCGCAGAGGAAATGCAATGAACGTAAATTACATAATAATTTACTGGATGAAAGCATGTTTTGTGCAGGAAAACTCCGAAAACCCGGAATTGATTCTTGTCAG GGAGACTCCGGCGGCCCACTGACTTGTGTGGAAAATGGCTCCTACTATGTATATGGCATTGTGAGTTGGGGTGATGGATGTGGGTTACAAAACAAGCCAGGAGTTTATACCCAGGTGACAACATTTCTCAGCTGGATTAAATCTGCAATTCAGGCTGCATCGAGGTTACATCATTAG
- the HABP2 gene encoding hyaluronan-binding protein 2 isoform X3: MVNSRMTLQVLPVIILLGTTHVCASLFSLWDSLMEDEDDDYEYYDSTEKEQDPSLQYQSWEEVTVMETPIGDFSIIPDPCLSDPCKNGGKCAPKGSSFSCVCPKPYGGTTCEKVENMCLDTDCHTGDCLVLLSPPYFKCRCKPPYKGFFCQRASKQCRPNPCKNGGTCIRNRRRSKFTCECPEPFRGRFCEIEPDDCYEEDSSEYRGRVNQAADGRTCLHWNSHHLLDFPFNAFMEDADFYGIGDHNFCRNPDDDEKPWCYVRKKKEVDWEFCDVSPCSDVEPTESQTDPPESDETFQTCGQPEVPGTLKKIYGGSKARAGKHPWMASVQMKTPDGNEHFCGGVLIKSCWVLTAGHCFEDMRENIQVALGKQNLKKKELHEQIFDVEKIIIHDKYSERNGVPYNDIALLKLKPVDGYCAVETKYVKTACLPNFLFPVGTNCFISGWGETETDENSDQLLDTKVKLISQRKCNERKLHNNLLDESMFCAGKLRKPGIDSCQGDSGGPLTCVENGSYYVYGIVSWGDGCGLQNKPGVYTQVTTFLSWIKSAIQAASRLHH, from the exons GCTTCTCTATTTTCTCTCTGGGACAGCCTGATGGAAG ATGAGGATGATGACTATGAGTATTATGACTCCACAGAAAAGGAGCAGGACCCCAGCCTCCAATACCAGTCCTGGGAGGAAGTGACCGTTATGGAGACACCTATAGGTGACTTCAGTATCATACCAG ACCCTTGCCTCTCTGATCCCTGCAAGAATGGTGGTAAGTGTGCACCCAAAGGAAGCAGCTtcagctgtgtctgccccaAGCCATATGGTGGGACCACATGTGAAAAAG TGGAGAACATGTGTCTAGACACAGACTGCCACACTGGTGACTGCCTGGTTCTATTAAGCCCACCTTACTTTAAGTGCAGGTGCAAGCCTCCATACAAGGGATTCTTCTGCCAACGTG CATCCAAACAGTGTCGTCCTAACCCTTGCAAAAATGGAGGTACCTGCATACGGAACAGACGCAGATCAAAATTCACCTGTGAGTGCCCTGAGCCTTTCAGGGGGAGATTCTGTGAGATTG AACCAGATGATTGTTATGAAGAGGACTCctctgagtacaggggaagagtGAACCAAGCAGCAGATGGCAGGACCTGCCTGCACTGGAATTCCCACCATCTCTTGGACTTCCCTTTTAATGCCTTCATGGAAGATGCTGACTTTTATGGCATTGGTGATCACAACTTCTGCAG GAATCCTGATGACGATGAAAAACCCTGGTGctatgtcagaaaaaaaaaggaagtagaTTGGGAATTCTGTGATGTTTCACCCTGCTCAG ATGTAGAGCCAACAGAAAGCCAAacagacccacctgaatcagaTGAAACATTCCAAACATGTGGACAACCAGAAGTTCCTGGGACACTCAAGAAGATCTATGGTGGATCCAAGGCTAGAGCTGGCAAACATCCCTGGATGGCATCTGTGCAGATGAAGACTCCAGATGGGAATGAACATTTCTGTGGTGGAGTGCTAATTAAATCATGCTGGGTTCTTactgctgggcactgctttgA agatATGAGAGAAAATATTCAAGTAGCCCTTGGAAAGCAAAACCTCAAGAAGAAAGAGCTTCATGAGCAAATATTTGATGTGGAGAAAATCATTATCCATGACAAATACAGCGAAAGGAATGGTGTCCCATACAACGATATTG CTCTACTTAAATTGAAGCCAGTTGATGGTTACTGTGCAGTGGAAACAAAGTATGTGAAAACAGCATGTCTCCCGAACTTCCTCTTCCCTGTTGGGACCAACTGCTTCATTTCTGGATGGGGCGAGACAGAGACAG ATGAAAACTCTGATCAGCTGCTCGATACCAAGGTCAAGCTGATTTCGCAGAGGAAATGCAATGAACGTAAATTACATAATAATTTACTGGATGAAAGCATGTTTTGTGCAGGAAAACTCCGAAAACCCGGAATTGATTCTTGTCAG GGAGACTCCGGCGGCCCACTGACTTGTGTGGAAAATGGCTCCTACTATGTATATGGCATTGTGAGTTGGGGTGATGGATGTGGGTTACAAAACAAGCCAGGAGTTTATACCCAGGTGACAACATTTCTCAGCTGGATTAAATCTGCAATTCAGGCTGCATCGAGGTTACATCATTAG